The Cloeon dipterum chromosome X, ieCloDipt1.1, whole genome shotgun sequence genome includes a window with the following:
- the LOC135946208 gene encoding uncharacterized protein LOC135946208, with protein MGVKQQQQLFFSFTSMYDVLLDNLQKSHMRVHLYRVIYIGEHSNERAEQLHEFFAECLARINRDALDALCALFIHYSRHFVLMLEGSEEDIVRHLTILTQSASVHAIGAIHVLIMLRANQRLLDPENGWRVLQLNPSAEAHMSTRRMSTGEPWQQARICVDKIFRLAGVLAAAQMSCVSGPLMDNAMVPDAGNLRQVIGTGLLQNCGDFAARLAPPSTLANFNDHIWPPEDFS; from the exons ATGGGCgtcaagcagcagcagcagctcttcTTTTCCTTCACCAGCATGTACGACGTTCTGCTCGACAATCTGCAAAAGTCGCACATG CGTGTGCATTTGTACCGGGTGATCTACATCGGGGAGCACAGCAATGAGCGCGCCGAGCAGCTGCACGAGTTCTTCGCCGAGTGCCTCGCGCGGATCAATCGCGACGCCCTAGACGCCCTGTGCGCCCTCTTCATCCACTACTCGCGCCACTTCGTCCTCATGCTCGAG GGTTCGGAGGAGGACATCGTGCGGCACCTGACGATCCTGACGCAAAGCGCGTCCGTCCACGCGATCGGCGCGATCCACGTATTGATCATGTTGCGTGCCAACCAG AGGCTGCTGGACCCGGAGAACGGGTGGCGGGTGCTGCAGCTGAACCCTTCGGCCGAGGCGCACATGTCCACTCGCCGGATGAGCACCGGCGAACCCTGGCAGCAGGCGCGCATCTGCGTCGACAAGATCTTCCGACTGGCCGGCGTCCTCGCAGCCGCGCAG atgAGTTGCGTCAGCGGTCCGCTGATGGACAACGCGATGGTGCCGGACGCTGGCAACCTTAGACAAGTTATCGGAACCGGACTGCTGCAGAACTGCGGCGACTTTGCCGCTAGATTGGCGCCGCCGAGCACCTTGGCTAACTTCAAcg ATCACATCTGGCCACCAGAGGACTTTTCTTGA
- the LOC135946201 gene encoding FAD-dependent oxidoreductase domain-containing protein 2-like, with the protein MEKGWLAVLVPLAALVRMMPAADNVLRFDYCVIGGGPAGLQMGHLLAEAGRHYVVIEKSNISGSFFARYPRHRRLISINKRSTGKRNREFNFRHDWNSLLSKDPRLVFSSFSQELFPQAQQMVQYLNEFQRLLHVRVRFNTLVTQIRRQHETKTFLISTNRDFSLQCRWVIVATGLWLPNVPTFPGSELLEMYDQVSVNPKEFHGQRVLILGRGNSAFETANNIYGETALVHMVSRSRARLAWSTHYVGDLRAVNNDLLDTYQLKSLDGLLEADVRGMTLRRSRGGKLRVRFNSSLDLELASDADSFALRDAYDRVIACLGFKFDDSIFHRSTRPARCRLASKYPAVKSNYESENVAGLFFAGTLAHSLDFRRSAGGFIHGFRYTVQALHRLLERKNHGVAWASRRLPLRHLVNTLLVRVNQAAATYQMFGQLADVYLIRNNNKSEFTLVPEFPAALVGRLGELAGHSGAGGSVLVSLLEYGADFSGPAKDTFRPDRATGDPQEAHRSNFLHPVLYFYRQPPTETDLLKDDHGTHLLPRPDKMHHVLEDFLTQWTAPTAHVLPLRRFLESCLGRDLSSGSARGDCFVSQLESKTDLSACFLDSK; encoded by the exons ATGGAAAAGGGGTGGCTGGCTGTGTTGGTGCCGCTGGCGGCGCTGGTCCGCATGATGCCCGCGGCCGACAACGTGTTGCGTTTCGATTACTGCGTAATCGGCGGCGGGCCGGCCGGTCTGCAAATGGGACACCTGCTGGCCGAGGCCGGACGCCACTACGTCGTCATCGAGAAGTCCAACATCTCAG GCAGCTTTTTCGCTCGCTACCCCCGGCACCGCCGGCTGATTTCCATCAACAAACGCAGCACGGGCAAGCGGAACAGGGAGTTTAACTTCCGGCACGACTGGAACTCGCTGCTCTCGAAAGATCCGCGCCTCGTCTTCTCCTCCTTCTCTCAAGAGCTCTTCCCGCAG GCGCAGCAGATGGTGCAGTATTTGAACGAATTCCAACGCCTGCTCCACGTCCGAGTGCGTTTCAATACGCTCGTCACGCAGATTCGCCGCCAGCACGAAACCAAAACATTTCTCATTTCGACCAACCGAGACTTCAGCCTCCAGTGCCG TTGGGTGATTGTGGCAACGGGCTTGTGGTTGCCGAACGTTCCAACGTTTCCTGGTTCAGAGCTGCTGGAGATGTACGACCAAGTGTCGGTCAATCCTAAAGAATTCCACGGACAAAGGGTTCTCATCCTGGGCAGAG gaaaCTCGGCTTTTGAAACTGCGAACAACATTTACGGGGAAACTGCGCTCGTGCACATGGTGAGTCGCTCGAGAGCCAGACTCGCGTGGAGCACCCACTACGTCGGCGATTTGAG GGCTGTGAACAACGACTTGCTGGACACGTACCAGCTGAAGTCGTTGGACGGGCTGTTGGAGGCGGACGTGCGCGGCATGACCCTGCGGAGGAGCCGCGGCGGCAAGCTCAGGGTGCGGTTCAACAGCTCGCTCGACCTGGAGCTGGCCAGCGACGCCGACAGCTTCGCCCTGCGCGACGCCTACGACCGCGTCATCGCTTGCCTCGGCTTCAAGTTTGACGACTCCATCTTCCACAG GTCAACGAGGCCTGCGAGGTGTCGTCTGGCGTCGAAATACCCGGCGGTGAAATCGAATTACGAGTCTGAGAACGTGGCTGGGCTGTTCTTCGCCGGCACGCTCGCCCACTCGCTCGACTTTCGCCGTTCCGCGGGCGGCTTCATCCACGGCTTTCGCTACACCG TGCAAGCGCTGCACCGGCTGCTGGAGCGGAAAAACCACGGCGTCGCGTGGGCGTCACGCCGCCTGCCGCTGCGGCACCTGGTCAACACGCTGCTGGTGCGCGTCAACCAGGCCGCCGCCACCTACCAAATGTTTGGCCAGCTCGCCGACGTCTACTTGATACGCAACAA CAACAAGTCCGAGTTTACGCTGGTGCCCGAGTTTCCGGCGGCGCTGGTGGGCCGCCTGGGCGAGCTGGCGGGCCACAGCGGCGCCGGCGGCTCCGTGCTGGTGTCGCTGCTCGAGTACGGCGCCGACTTCTCGGGCCCGGCCAAGGACACGTTTCGGCCCGACCGAGCGACGGGCGACCCGCAAGAGGCGCACCGCTCCAATTTCCTCCACCCCGTCCTCTATTTCTACCGACAGCCGCCCACAG AGACTGATCTTTTAAAGGACGACCACGGGACGCACTTGCTGCCGCGGCCGGACAAAATGCACCACGTGCTGGAAGACTTCCTCACGCAGTGGACGGCGCCGACGGCCCACGTGCTGCCCTTGCGGCGTTTCCTCGAGTCCTGCCTCGGTCGCGACCTGAGCTCAGGGAGCGCCAGGGGCGACTGCTTCGTCAGTCAGCTCGAGTCGAAAACGGACCTTTCGGCTTGCTTCCTCGATtctaaataa